Within the Platichthys flesus chromosome 8, fPlaFle2.1, whole genome shotgun sequence genome, the region TTACTTTAACACAATCTGGGTTTTAAAAATCACtttgactggctgcatcaccacgcgcacacacactacTGGCTGAGGTACATGTCCACGCAGTGTGTCGAGTTAAAACACGGAGAACAAACAGGGTTTCATGGAGGAACACTTTGTTCTGCTGCCTccacacacaggctgctgctAGCTGGCGTTAGCTTCAAGTCGTCCTTTGCTACTGTTAGCGTGCTAATGCTAAGGAATGTTCTGGTAAACGTGAAGCTATGACGAATGTGAAAGCGTGATTTAATAAGTATAAGAGAGTGAACCAAAGGAGTGAAAGTGACAAACCTGCAGCACTTTGCTTCATAACAGTGCAGCTGGTCACTGTTGCATAAATTCAGAAGTGACGCGAGCCAGGGCACAACCGGAAGAGGGGAGGCTCTCTTTCGTAATAAAAGCACCAACGTTAACTACAGTTATAAAATGTAACTTTCAACAGCTCAGACGTAACTgtacatttatgttttaatatttatacaaataacgTTTGATTAGAGTAATCGTGAAGGAGTACAGTTTTATGAAAAAGTTTGAGGAAACCTTCTGATTTTATTTCCAGTCGCACCGGAGGTTTATTAAGAGAAGGACAACACAATAACACGCCCCTGCACGTGTCTTCTCTCTGGAGTTAAACAATCCTTAACACCTGGAGGTGAAATAACTGGGTTCATAACATACATTACTTAATTTTTTCACCtttctttcttactttctttctttctatttaaGATTAATTATAGGGGGGCCCCCCCAGCTGCCAACCTGCCCTGGTTTGAAATTCTTTTCTGCAAGCACAGTCTGTGCTAATGTCTAATGGACAAAACAACTCAAATTCAATTCACAGgatttaaaataagaataaagttGAACACAGTAACTTGGCACTTTCCTTACACGTTTCCCCCCAGCACCTCCTGAGTGGAGCAAGCACTAGAAAAAGTAAAGTGAGGACTACAAGATAATGGCACTGGTCCATATTAATACAACATTGCAAatgttattaatatatattattctcTTATTAAATGTAAGTACTGTAACTCAGGGAAGATGTCCGTCCTCGGGGGGTTTACTTGTAATAGAGTATTTTAGTTTGGTAGTAGTAGATTTATTTTAGTAATTTTTAAGTAATCTGCATACCACCTCCATGGCCACAGTTACGTCTATTAGTCACTAGGGGGTGATAATGCGCACATTGTACATCTgtcaaaaaaagaggaagaagctggtcGCATGTTTGCGGATGTTTGCAGAGAGGAAGGTAAGAGAAACTCTCATATTCAGATAATGTGTATCACATTACAACACATATTCACGGTACTCTCACAACGTTACACTCCATTAAAAACCGCTGACACTTTTACACGAGAACCCGTGATCTTCATCTCGTGCACTGCTTCATGGTGAGTGAAAAGTTTAGTGATATGAAAACGTCTCATTTCAAGTCTCAGTCGCGTGTTGTGACTGTGTCCGTTCAAGAAACAGTAAACCACATTCTTCTGCGGCCGCTGCTCTTTGGGTTGAGACGTCCGGCTTCTTCACTGcagctttttctttatttctctttcccttTATCTACACAACGTGAAACATATTGTACAAAAACCAAGTTCATTTAAATCCAGAAAAAGTaagtgaatacaaataaaacagtaacatagattaataaatacagaaaagcTAATTTCCTTGCGTCAATGACATATTTATCAGAAAGCTATGTGTCCAGATTCTGTCCTTCCACGAAGAGTGAAATATTTTTTCTAATATATTATTTCAAATTCTtaacaccttttttttatagGCTATCTTCTTCTTGTCATTACTGCTGACAGCTTTGCCATTGCAAAACTATTTCATGCATACGTTTACACATGTTGTGTAAATATGAGATATGGGACTAAGTTTCTGCTTTATGCATGTTTACTTGATTAAGACCAATTCTTAGATTTCCTGTGTGTGGTTTTCATAAGAGAACATCCAGAGGTGACATGACACCACTGCAAAGCTGTGAGTGAAGAGATAAGACCTGGATGATGATCCCCAGTCAGAGATGATGGACCCTGACGTGTCTGTTCTGCTGCACTGTGCTGACTGGAGCGGCCTGCTGGAGTCTCAAGTCCGAGTGGAGCTCTCGGAAAGGTAGGAACGTAAAGGGAGGACTCTGAACTGGGTCCAGTGCACAGAGGTACATAAGGTAGATCTACTGTACATGTGATACTTCCAACCTGTGATGTAGATACTGAGGTGCAACCTATTGACCAATTGTGACCGATCAGTGTACAGGTGCTCAGTGCTGGAGGACGAACTCTCACacattttacttgagtaaaagtactcaagtagaaaagaaaaaattcgACATTGACTTTTCTACTCGAGAAAAATAAGTTATTgcttttaattaaacaaaaagtaaaagtactcttGTCTATTTCCTAATGCAGTCTACTACATCATTAACTGTGCCTGgtgtatattttgttaaatacaGACTCGAATTTGATAAAATTCCCCTCTGGTTACTGATTACTTCAAAAaactgtttgaaaatgtaactCAATGCATTGTATACTGCagtggagtaaaagtacagatatttgccgATACATTTAGttgagtaaaagtgaaaagtatcCGAAAGAACATTTAGTTAGGTAAAGTGCAGATACATGAAAAAATGTGCTTAAGTACTTTATTACATCCCACCACTTTCGGTACGTGCAGTAAAGGGTAGGAATCTGCAAAACATATATGTGCGATTTATGTCCTCACACGTTTATGTCCTCACACGTTATATATAGAATTTGAAATGCTTGTTATAACTTCCCAAAGCCAAGTCTCAGATGTCTTGTTTGGTCTGACCTCCCATTTCCTCTCGCCAGATTTAACAGGCGGATAGATGCGGCTCTAGAGCGCCACATAGAGGAGGTGTGGACTGAACGCGTGTCCAAGGAGCCATGGCTTTTCAACGGGGCCAAATTCAGACTACATTCTTTTTGCCTGGCCTCCCCTCAGTGTCCATCTTCATCATGTGATTCCTCAAAACCTCCACCCTGCCCTCATTCATCTTTCGTAACCTCCTTAGACTTTGTGGAAGATCAGGAAGACAAATCGCAGAGCAGACAAAGACCACAGGGTTTGTGTGACTCTGATCCTCTGCGTGATGTTACCCAGAATAGTTTGGACCAAAGAAGCAGGTCTGTAAATCACACAGAAAATGTTGAGGGTGTCGTCCAACAGACGACTAATTCCATGGACCAAGATGGCTCGACTTGTAGAAAAGCTGAACTTCCTCCACACGCCAGTAAAACAACAGATGATCGAGTCACTGGGCCGCTCCTCACTCTGAGACTCGGCCTGACATGCTACAAAGACTACCTGGGAACCAACTGGTCATGTCGGGTGGCGGAGCTCCGTCAGCGTGGAGGCGCAGAGTTCAGCGATCCACTGGCGCTGCTGGCTCAGCCTCTGGGTGTGGGCGCTGTCCTGTGCACAGGTGACAGGCAGGTGGTGTTGATCAGGAGGAGCCAGAGGGTGGCAGAGGCGGGGGGGCTCCTGGACATCCCCGGAGGTCACCCAGAGCCTCAGGTGAGGTGGAATGATAAATTAATGCATATAACTAATGTGCCGGAAGCGTTAATTACACTGGTTCTGCTCTGTGCAGGTGGTGTGTGAGCGTCTGGACCAGACAGCGGGTGATGTGGTCAGTATGGCCACGATGCAGCGGAGGCCAGGGGCCGTCGTCTCTGAACTGTTTGCATCAGTTTGCGCTGAGATCAGAGATGAAGTGAGTTTGTAGACGCTTCAATGATTTACTGTTAACTTTATATTTACCGTTCACTTTATATTTCATTCAACAGCGAGTGATTTCCTCTTAAGGCCacgacaaagagacacacataAAGATTAAGTGAAGCTGCGTATTAAGAGAAACTAAACAAATTACATGACAAAGTAGAATGTGTGCACAGGTGGTATCCGTAATTGACATTGACGATGAATCCCTCACTTCCTATATCCGTCTCCAGGTGAACATTCCTCTGAGCTGCCTCGGGGAGCCAGTCCTGATGGGAGTCGCTCTGAATCACACCAGCGCTGGAAGACCAAGCGCAGAGTTCTACGTCAGGTACTCGTGTTCCTCCATTTTAATCCTGATGACAAACTGTTTTCTCTTAAAGCAAAGATCCCTCAAGGTGGAGCCATGAAAAGTAATtcatgtgaagaagaaaaatgtaaatccacTGTTAAGTTTATTAAGAGAGAAGTGTTTTTAATCAGGGAATATTATTAATGTACATGAAAGATAtaggaaataaacaaatgtaacCTCACCCTGAAACCTGAGCTTGTTCTTGAAATATGTTTAGCAATTATAGCCAAAAGGAGGCAGCTAATAAAAGGAGACATGATCTGATGAAGACTCAGTTGTCTGTTTGTCCTCAGGTGTTCACTGACCACTGATGAAGTCAGAAAGTTGTACTGGAAAGGAGGAGCCGAGGCGCACGAGTCCACGGACATCGTCTTCCTCAGCAGAGAAGTGGGTCAACTAAAGTTACAGATTTGAAAATCAAAAGCTGTGCTTTCCAAAAAGTTACCAAAGTTGAGGCGAGAGAAGTTCGACGATCGTGATATTTGACATTTAGttttaaacaggaagtgttgcagcTGGACAGGAGCAGCCCTCTGTGGTCGGAGCTGTGTCCTTCAGCTAAAGGAGCCATGCTGCTTTATCAGACGGTGGAAcctgacagagagtgagaccagaggagctgaccacATACTCATGTGATGATTGACCCAGATGGACCCAGATGATCCAATGAACAAACCAAACGCTTTCATCGAAATTTTATTCACTCTTTCAGCATTCTGAACAATACTGGTGTTAAAACTGTGCAAATACTGTTTTCATCATTTGTAAACtgtacagtaaaaacattttttcttattttgaataaaaattataaagtgaCCTGGTTTTTATCGTCAAAATTCTTAAAATACTTCAGCACTGATGGCATTGACTGATCGACGCACTCCCTGCAACATACAATCTGCAGTTCTCCATGATTTAGACACCTCTTTTATACAAATTTTCTATAACTTATCAAGAGAATTACTGTCCTTGTAAAAACCTTGTATATATGTAGAAATGAAGCAGCATTGGTTTCTTCAATAATCCTCATATCTGATTGAAGTCTCTGCTGTAGTTGTAGCTCTGGTCCCGATAAGACACGTTCCACTAAAACATAAATGACACAAAAAGGCAACGTGACTTTGTTTACACAATGAATTCAACTTGGGCTGGCTGTTGTATAACCTAGTGTTTGACAAGCTGAGTGTTTGAACAAGATCAAATAAACCAAACCTTTAGCTTTTTAAATAGCAGATATGAGCCAGATATCCTGGTCAGTACAAACAGAGGAGCTCACAGTCAAAGTGTTGTTTAATTCTGTTTAAGGAAGAAAGAGACTGTTGATAGTTGTCTCTATTGTTAATATAGTAATTTATATTCTAGTAGTTGTAATAGAATTGTAAAATCACTTCAACTGTAAAACAGCTGTCCCCAGGGAGAGACTGTGAGGTTTGGTTTATGGAAAAGATTGTGTAGGATTCCACAACTGCATGATACTCACATATGTTGGGTGCTGACTCCATGGCTGCATGTTGATTCTCGGGTTGTTCCATGCTACAAAGACacgtataaataaataaatgaatactcTTATCTTAAAGAGTCTCAAGTGCCCCAAAATATTGTCCACTGTTTTCCCGGCTCACCATTCATACCAGTCCACTGGATCCTGTGTGATGGTGGAGGGCCATGAGGGAGGGGTCTTTTCCTGTGAAGTCGGggtctcttcttctcctttttggGGACGGGGGGCAGCAGTCTGCGAGCGCAGTCTTTGTACTCCTGCAGGAGCGTCTGCGCCTGCTCCTGGGGCAGGTCCACATatagcagctcctccagcaggtcaGTCTGCCGCTCTGGAAGACTGCAGCTCACTGGAATGAAAGTGACCGAGGTGTTACTTCGATTATTGCAGTGAACCCCTGGTTAATACTCTGTTGTCACATTGTCTTTGTTATCAGAGGCTGTGGTTTAGTTCCTTACAATACTGTTCACATATTGTATTGAGTATTGTGATTAAACTAttctaataataatgatacCAAAAGAAAGATGAGGCGGAAACAAGAATTAAATGAAGCGCTAATCACATTTTAAGACCAAGACTAATAATGCCTATCTGAAAATTGATCCATGGACCAATTAGAAATGATTAATTAAATTATGTTATTACTCATTATGATTTGCATTGTGACAGTGGTCGCTGTGGGGCACTGGGGACATCCTCATATGTATCACCTCATGataaaatgtacacatgtcagacCTTGGAGTTTGAGCAGGGCCGTCTCTGGGATCTGGTTTTCCTCACTCGTCTGGTGCAGCGACAGTCGTCTTCTCCACTCGTCTTCAGGTGGAAAAACTACCACCGCCCGCCTCCTGTAGCCCAAGAACAGCTGCAGTTTCTGACGGCGTGCCGAGAAGAGGATGTTGCACTGGAAACAGAGATGACAAAGGGTAGAAGATAAAGGATGCAGAGGTTAGTGTGCTTCAAAAACATTCTGCAACTGACGTCACAAGTGGGAGGACGGTGTTTGTAAATTTTTGTGACTTTTAGAAAGTGACATTGTGACAACCAACCCACTGATTGACTAAGGATGGAGACGAGAAAGTGAGCATACTGCAAACTATTTGCTGTTAGACTTGGTTGGATACAAATTACGTATAATGAACAACTATTTTTTTTGTCCGTCAAACCTGACAAAGTGTTTCACAAGTCTACCTCATCCCGTTTTTAGTCTTAAACAGACACAGAAGTAAAGGCTCACCTGGTCCAAAATGTAGTTGCCCGGAGTCTGAGCAGctattttaattaaatcagtCAGACACTGAGCGGCCTGTCTCAGCCTACTGTCCCTCTGTTCGccactctacacacacacacacacacacatgtttgagatagatagatgagaTAGTAAGAAGTTAAGATTCAATTGTAATTGTGAATATGAAAAATGATGATTAATAAAGCAGGTTTGACTGACAATCGTACATGCgagcagctcctctgtgccCAGCAGCCTGAAGCGTTTCTCTGGATGCTGCTTCATGTGAGACCGGGCCCAGTGGCTCTTCCCAGAACCAGGAAGTCCCATCATCAACAAAACCTGGGGGGAGGAAGAACAAAATCCAATAAGTATGTAAAATGTCATTCTTAATTGACAAATCCTTTCAAATCTTACCTGTTAATCTCATCTATCTCATGACAAAAGCTAATTActtaaaatattacaaaaattcCTATGATGCAAGTTATTCTTAATCCTCTTTTTGGCATTGCAGTGACAATTTACATTTCTGGCTCGATGTCCTACTATTCTGAAATGGATCGATGATTCGCCAACGCAGATAGAAGCCCTATATCAAGTATTGAACTGTACAAAGATTAAAACAACTATACAATAAAGCTCTCTTTAAAACTTCCTATATTATCACATAAAATTTGACACTTCCAGATGCACAGGAAAGCTCATAACCTTACATTCTCcttaattttgttttctttatgttgtTTTGAGTTGGAAAGGTTGAACTGGTTGGATGGGTTAAATATGTATGTCTTTGCAAGtattaacattaaaatcttATTTGTAGATAAACATGCAGCCACAAACCATGTGTCTCACCTCACACTGTGCTCTGGAAGAAGGTCCCAGTGTCGAGCGCACCCTCTGCCCAGCAGGGAGAGCTGCCAATGGAGTAAAACCTGGAGGGCTAGGGTACCAGGGAGGAGCTGTAGGGTCCAGGAGGAATCTGACTGAGCAGCTCTTACAGAGGATGTGAGGGAACAGAGATCGAccctgcagcacagaggcgCCCAGGGAAAAGGCCACACCTATGAAACGACCGTTCTTATGGAAAGAGATCTGAACGGCACCGGCTGCAGAGAAAGACTGTgagtgtaaaataaacacatgcacgGTTAAGATTAGTAAAAACTCATTTGATACCTGGATCCCAAACAatataaagagaagaaaaagaggaaaatataacTTACAGCGTAACAGCCAATGATATCCCCCTCTGAGAAAGATTCTCCAAACTCCTCTTCCTTTCCATTTGACACTTTTTTACTGTGTCCATCATAAGCAAAAGAGAGCTCATCTTCACCTGGTATACCACACATTGAGGAACAGAGGGTGTTAGAAGGGTTATCAACTCTATAAAAAGCAACTCTGTCTAGAGATGATGAAGGCGCTCATCCTTACCAAGCAGCAGGGAGGAGTGAGCCACTGACCAGCCAACTCTCACACCACAGGGCTCCACCCCCTCTTGTTCCTCCTGCCGTGTAGTCAACAAGTTCCTCTCCAGCCTCACCTCAAAGCCCACCCTGCCTTGCAGCACCCCATGGGTGAGCCTGCAGCCCGACCACAGTGAGGGGAACTGATTCCAGAACCGGGGCTGCCCCCAGGATCCGTCAGCGCCCACCTCAAAGTGGAGATGACTGTCATCTGTggtaacaaaaaataaagatttaaaaatttCAATAAACCACCTCTCTAGAAGAACCATCTTGAGTAAATTAACTCATTAGAGCTCACTGTAACCACATGAGTCTCCACCAGACTCACATAGATCCAGGCTGACTCTATCCTCATccttttcctctgcctcctctctgtccactGGAGGTTGTGGGGATTTCACTCTGGTTGAGAACAGAAACATAACGACACAATCTGTTTTAGAAtattaattgtatttaattgtgCATTCAAAccaatcagtttttttttaatcacagtaCTGTTCAGATGTTTAGCCACTGTACTCACAGTCCTTCTGCAGCACGACATGATCCCAAGACATAAAGATATAgaactatatatataactatatatatatattcagacACATTACCCCCCAAAATGTCCTGACCTCAACAATATGGAGTCAGTCCCGGTTTATATTAAGAGACAGAAGTCCTATGCTTAG harbors:
- the nudt22 gene encoding uridine diphosphate glucose pyrophosphatase NUDT22 isoform X2 → MMDPDVSVLLHCADWSGLLESQVRVELSERFNRRIDAALERHIEEVWTERVSKEPWLFNGAKFRLHSFCLASPQCPSSSCDSSKPPPCPHSSFVTSLDFVEDQEDKSQSRQRPQGLCDSDPLRDVTQNSLDQRSRSVNHTENVEGVVQQTTNSMDQDGSTCRKAELPPHASKTTDDRVTGPLLTLRLGLTCYKDYLGTNWSCRVAELRQRGGAEFSDPLALLAQPLGVGAVLCTGDRQVVLIRRSQRVAEAGGLLDIPGGHPEPQVVCERLDQTAGDVVSMATMQRRPGAVVSELFASVCAEIRDEVNIPLSCLGEPVLMGVALNHTSAGRPSAEFYVRCSLTTDEVRKLYWKGGAEAHESTDIVFLSREF
- the si:ch211-107m4.1 gene encoding heterogeneous nuclear ribonucleoprotein U-like protein 2 encodes the protein MKLTEIKKLKVAELRSRLREVGLDSGGLKAELVVRLWSALDSGLARGEETRVEPQPDDSPTPAAPTDTVEDPAPFSSPPAAEACITAPRCPDSTREFTDSGTQTEAESGATAPQLGPEVVSESVRGNQAEIGGEVEGPGQERRDPSSEETNRGRAFYEFKEEIRYKRVKSPQPPVDREEAEEKDEDRVSLDLYDSHLHFEVGADGSWGQPRFWNQFPSLWSGCRLTHGVLQGRVGFEVRLERNLLTTRQEEQEGVEPCGVRVGWSVAHSSLLLGEDELSFAYDGHSKKVSNGKEEEFGESFSEGDIIGCYASFSAAGAVQISFHKNGRFIGVAFSLGASVLQGRSLFPHILCKSCSVRFLLDPTAPPWYPSPPGFTPLAALPAGQRVRSTLGPSSRAQCEVLLMMGLPGSGKSHWARSHMKQHPEKRFRLLGTEELLACTISGEQRDSRLRQAAQCLTDLIKIAAQTPGNYILDQCNILFSARRQKLQLFLGYRRRAVVVFPPEDEWRRRLSLHQTSEENQIPETALLKLQVSCSLPERQTDLLEELLYVDLPQEQAQTLLQEYKDCARRLLPPVPKKEKKRPRLHRKRPLPHGPPPSHRIQWTGMNAWNNPRINMQPWSQHPTYWNVSYRDQSYNYSRDFNQI
- the nudt22 gene encoding uridine diphosphate glucose pyrophosphatase NUDT22 isoform X1, with the translated sequence MMDPDVSVLLHCADWSGLLESQVRVELSERFNRRIDAALERHIEEVWTERVSKEPWLFNGAKFRLHSFCLASPQCPSSSCDSSKPPPCPHSSFVTSLDFVEDQEDKSQSRQRPQGLCDSDPLRDVTQNSLDQRSRSVNHTENVEGVVQQTTNSMDQDGSTCRKAELPPHASKTTDDRVTGPLLTLRLGLTCYKDYLGTNWSCRVAELRQRGGAEFSDPLALLAQPLGVGAVLCTGDRQVVLIRRSQRVAEAGGLLDIPGGHPEPQVVCERLDQTAGDVVSMATMQRRPGAVVSELFASVCAEIRDEVNIPLSCLGEPVLMGVALNHTSAGRPSAEFYVRCSLTTDEVRKLYWKGGAEAHESTDIVFLSREEVLQLDRSSPLWSELCPSAKGAMLLYQTVEPDRE